A single region of the Actinomycetes bacterium genome encodes:
- the ruvC gene encoding crossover junction endodeoxyribonuclease RuvC codes for MRVLGVDPGLTRCGMAVVSAASGRRVELVSVAVVRTPAEDDLPVRLHQIHKYATELIETAQPDVVAVERVFSQHNTRTAMGTAQAAAMVMLAAQTVGIPVHSHTPSEVKAAVTGYGNADKDQVAAMVVRLLRLKETPRPADATDALALAICHAWRSPLLQRLREVRA; via the coding sequence ATGCGGGTTCTCGGCGTCGATCCTGGCTTGACTCGCTGCGGCATGGCGGTGGTCTCGGCAGCTTCGGGACGGCGAGTGGAACTGGTCAGCGTGGCTGTGGTGCGTACACCCGCCGAAGACGACCTCCCCGTGCGACTACACCAAATCCACAAGTACGCGACGGAACTCATTGAGACGGCCCAGCCTGATGTGGTTGCGGTAGAGCGGGTCTTTTCGCAGCACAACACCCGAACCGCCATGGGAACGGCACAAGCGGCAGCAATGGTGATGCTGGCGGCGCAAACGGTCGGTATCCCCGTGCACAGCCATACGCCGAGTGAGGTTAAGGCGGCGGTTACTGGCTACGGCAATGCGGACAAGGATCAAGTGGCGGCCATGGTGGTCCGGTTGTTGCGGCTGAAGGAGACGCCACGACCGGCTGACGCCACTGATGCGCTCGCGCTTGCCATCTGTCACGCTTGGCGATCGCCACTTCTTCAACGACTGCGAGAGGTTCGAGCATGA
- the ruvA gene encoding Holliday junction branch migration protein RuvA produces the protein MIEFVRGEVHQVAATHVVVDLGGMGVRVQATPGTIADLRAGDTRTIPASLVVREDSWTLFGFADAEEREIFETVQSVSGVGPRTALALVGTLTAEGLRQAVANEDERALMKVPGIGKKGAQRILLELADRVGAPSSAELAQVASADESVRQVVESGLVSLGWSNREAETALKSVAQDQPELLASGPVAVALRAALRELQR, from the coding sequence ATGATCGAGTTTGTTAGGGGCGAAGTGCACCAAGTCGCGGCCACCCATGTCGTAGTGGATCTAGGGGGTATGGGAGTTCGGGTGCAGGCCACACCAGGGACGATCGCGGACTTGCGCGCTGGTGACACCCGCACCATCCCGGCATCGCTGGTAGTTCGGGAAGACTCCTGGACGCTGTTCGGCTTTGCGGACGCTGAGGAACGGGAAATCTTCGAGACAGTGCAGTCGGTCTCCGGCGTTGGCCCCAGAACTGCCCTTGCCTTGGTCGGCACCCTGACCGCTGAGGGACTGCGGCAGGCCGTGGCGAACGAGGACGAACGCGCGCTGATGAAGGTACCGGGTATCGGGAAGAAGGGTGCGCAGCGGATCTTGTTGGAGTTGGCTGACCGAGTAGGTGCCCCTAGCTCTGCGGAACTAGCGCAGGTGGCATCGGCGGACGAGTCCGTGCGACAGGTAGTCGAATCGGGGTTGGTCTCCCTAGGGTGGTCTAATCGAGAGGCTGAAACCGCGTTGAAGAGTGTCGCGCAGGATCAACCGGAACTATTGGCCTCCGGTCCGGTAGCAGTAGCACTGCGGGCCGCGCTGCGGGAGTTGCAGCGATGA